Proteins encoded together in one Festucalex cinctus isolate MCC-2025b chromosome 8, RoL_Fcin_1.0, whole genome shotgun sequence window:
- the LOC144023687 gene encoding oxytocin receptor-like has product MSPAINDSDPADPRDETLARVEITLLAIIFSSAAVLNGVLLLVLWRQRKHISRMRVFVFHLALADLVVTFFQVCPQLMWDITDRFIGPDLVCRLVKYLQVLGMFSSTYMIVAMTVDRYQAVCNPMVKFQRTHRRMNASVCAAWGVSLVGSLPQVFIFSRVEVAPGVFDCWAKFVQPWGLKTYITWTTAVIFVAPVITLVFCQVRICRAIQQNLRRRARRGLAGPLPPRASGAAGMSKARVKTLKMTVVIVLAYVVCWSPFFTVQLWSAWDPNAPKETATFTILMLLASLNSCANPLIYLLFSGPLPRRLLMPACQRRSFTKDSTHDEATLVSAFYTSFKNLTNDK; this is encoded by the exons ATGTCACCGGCAATCAACGACAGCGATCCGGCGGATCCGAGAGACGAGACCCTGGCCCGGGTGGAGATCACGCTGCTGGCCATCATCTTCTCCAGCGCCGCCGTCCTGAACGGCGTCCTGCTGCTGGTCCTGTGGCGGCAGCGCAAGCACATCAGCCGGATGCGCGTCTTCGTCTTCCACCTGGCGCTGGCCGACCTGGTGGTCACTTTCTTCCAGGTGTGCCCGCAGCTCATGTGGGACATCACGGACAGGTTCATCGGGCCGGACCTGGTGTGCCGCCTGGTGAAGTACCTGCAGGTTCTGGGCATGTTCTCGTCCACCTACATGATCGTGGCCATGACGGTGGACCGGTACCAGGCGGTGTGCAACCCCATGGTCAAATTCCAGCGGACGCACCGGCGCATGAACGCGTCGGTGTGCGCGGCGTGGGGGGTGTCCCTGGTGGGCAGCCTGCCGCAGGTGTTCATCTTCTCCCGGGTGGAGGTGGCGCCAGGCGTGTTCGACTGCTGGGCAAAGTTCGTCCAGCCGTGGGGGCTCAAGACCTACATCACGTGGACCACCGCGGTCATTTTCGTGGCGCCGGTCATCACGCTCGTCTTCTGCCAAGTGCGCATCTGCAGGGCCATCCAGCAGAACCTGCGCCGGAGAGCGCGACGCGGCCTGGCGGGTCCGCTGCCCCCAAGAGCCAGCGGCGCCGCCGGCATGTCCAAAGCCAGGGTGAAGACCCTCAAGATGACCGTGGTCATTGTGCTGGCCTACGTGGTGTGCTGGTCCCCCTTCTTCACCGTTCAGTTGTGGTCTGCGTGGGACCCCAATGCACCCAAAGAAA CTGCCACGTTCACCATCCTGATGTTGCTGGCCAGTCTCAACAGTTGCGCCAACCCGCTCATCTACCTCCTCTTCAGCGGTCCGCTCCCCCGGAGGCTGCTGATGCCGGCGTGCCAGCGGCGCTCCTTCACCAAGGACTCCACGCACGACGAAGCCACGCTGGTCAGCGCCTTCTACACCAGTTTCAAAAATCTTACCAATGACAAGTGA
- the vhl gene encoding von Hippel-Lindau disease tumor suppressor, whose amino-acid sequence MSQDGNAPLPPIRSQNTRIPLKFIFCNRTPRVVRPLWIDFRGEPQPFDDLQPMTGRIINTYVGHPWIFIDVENDVMLNANGKVVFMATVPENECGLISQLVYITLPVYSLKDLALLVVRRLVRPEDYRRLEIARCLIEELEDLPSSSKNLQRLNQCLTLYLRVRSRNQGTRGSN is encoded by the exons ATGTCGCAAGATGGAAACGCGCCTCTGCCCCCGATTCGTTCCCAAAACACTCGCATTCCCTTGAAATTTATATTTTGTAACCGCACTCCCCGAGTGGTCCGGCCACTGTGGATTGATTTCCGTGGGGAGCCACAGCCCTTCGACGACTTACAGCCCATGACGGGACGAATAATCAACACCTACGTCG GTCACCCATGGATATTCATAGATGTCGAGAATGATGTCATGTTGAACGCGAACGGCAAAGTGGTCTTCATGGCTACTGTGCCAGAAAATGAATGTGGTCTAATTTCTCAACTTGTATATATTACTCTGCCAG TTTACAGCCTCAAGGACTTGGCCCTTCTGGTGGTCCGTCGCCTGGTACGGCCAGAGGACTACAGACGTTTGGAAATAGCGCGGTGCCTCATCGAAGAGCTGGAAGATTTGCCCAGTTCGTCCAAAAATCTACAGCGGTTGAATCAATGCTTAACGCTGTATCTACGTGTACGCAGTAGAAACCAAGGCACCAGGGGGAGTAATTAA
- the tatdn2 gene encoding putative deoxyribonuclease TATDN2: protein MDRNRKKVAFKISKHQRVFSPTLFAHQRDAKRTPGKVLPKAELPVSDSPGPISFGDLSLNTPKRKAETPLEAVSSQSKADLRKRARKCFEMFTSQDTNQQESTQGDIDTSPLPSRVCKKKKDRTPEEGFNAIYKMALSAALKSRGMMSTPTKISSDTGCQSLPPASPQVTTGEDSQASLTTDCCWSPQPDISDDQCSTVVSFGQDDDTVPEADKRDILMENVLKDPHDSQENSFASEFEPQAQDTSLHALEFIPDSLSYCMTPRNHPSDSCVSPPANYSFCDDTSPFSPPSECREDLTDLKRTFLMSQQSSKHQEGGSPSAAARVARTALNAKTLDFDDHFPLLLHSDSEESTSAATRRQSYAGSSIHSPRSSFQHDSTPKPRLSLGNPQPPWSSYPYNTGGFIDTHCHLDMLFGKLRFRGSFARFRSMYHSSFPTEFEGCIADFCNPRLMSKEALWENLLTEDMVWGAFGCHPHFAHEYSRGNERSILKAMGHPKAVAFGEMGLDYSYKNNTSACKQKEVFERQLQWAVTMNKPLLIHCRDADDDLMTILKKCVPTDYKIHRHCFTNSYPVIEPFLEAFPNMYVGFTALITYSKAKEARDAVRKIPLDRIVLETDAPYFLPRMVKKDLCRFSHPGLGIHTLQELSLLKGEDMPTVLATIRNNTTQLYGI from the exons ATGGACAGGAACAGGAAGAAGGTGGCTTTTAAGATATCAAAGCATCAAAGAGTTTTCTCTCCTACTTTATTTGCCCATCAAAGAGATGCAAAACGCACGCCTGGCAAAGTGTTGCCTAAAGCAGAATTGCCTGTCAGCGACTCCCCAGGTCCAATCAGCTTTGGTGATCTGAGTCTCAACACCCCTAAGAGGAAAGCCGAGACGCCTCTTGAAGCTGTGTCTTCCCAAAGCAAAGCTGACCTCAGGAAGCGTGCCAGGAAGTGTTTTGAAATGTTCACATCCCAG GACACCAATCAGCAGGAGTCTACACAAGGTGATATAGATACATCCCCTCTTCCATCTCGTgtttgcaaaaagaaaaaggatagGACGCCAGAGGAAGGCTTCAACGCAATCTACAAAATGGCATTATCTGCAGCGCTGAAAAGCAGGGGAATGATGAGCACCCCTACAAAAATTAGCAGTGACACCGGCTGCCAGTCTCTGCCCCCTGCAAGCCCCCAGGTGACGACTGGTGAAGACAGTCAGGCTTCACTCACAACTGATTGCTGCTGGTCGCCACAGCCGGACATCAGTGACGATCAGTGCTCTACAGTGGTTTCATTTGGCCAAGATGATGACACAGTGCCTGAAGCGGACAAAAGG GACATTCTGATGGAAAACGTTCTCAAAGATCCTCATGACTCCCAAGAAAACTCCTTTGCCTCAGAGTTTGAACCGCAAGCTCAGGACACTTCCCTCCATGCTCTTGAATTTATTCCAGATTCCTTGTCTTACTGTATGACTCCTCGGAATCACCCCTCCGACAGCTGCGTGAGCCCACCAGCGAATTACAGCTTTTGTGATGACACGTCTCCCTTTTCACCCCCGAGCGAATGCAGGGAGGACTTAACGGATTTAAAGCGGACTTTCCTCATGTCCCAACAGTCATCCAAGCACCAAGAAGGTGGAAGCCCCTCAGCGGCGGCCAGAGTTGCTCGCACAGCTCTAAACGCCAAGACCCTAGATTTCGATGACCATTTTCCTCTGCTGCTACATTCTGATAGTGAAGAAAGTACCTCCGCAGCCACACGTCGACAGTCATATGCCGGCTCTTCCATCCATTCCCCCCGTTCCTCATTTCAACATGATAGCACCCCTAAACCGAGGCTGTCCCTGGGCAACCCTCAACCCCCTTGGTCAAGTTACCCCTACAACACCGGCGGCTTCATAGACACGCACTGCCATCTCGACATGCTCTTCGGGAAACTGCGCTTCCGCGGCTCCTTCGCCCGTTTCCGGAGTATGTACCACAGCAGCTTCCCAACGGAGTTTGAAGGCTGCATTGCAGACTTTTGCAACCCAAGGCTCATGTCCAAGGAAGCCCTGTGGGAGAATCTCCTGACTGAAGACATGGTCTGGGGGGCTTTTGGGTGCCACCCACACTTTGCTCACGAGTACTCGCGTGGTAACGAACGCAGCATATTGAAAGCTATGGGCCACCCAAAAGCCGTGGCGTTTGGCGAGATGGGTTTGGACTACTCTTATAAAAACAACACGAGTGCCTGCAAGCAAAAAGAG GTGTTTGAGCGGCAGCTGCAATGGGCAGTGACCATGAACAAGCCTCTGCTGATCCACTGCAGGGATGCAGATGATGACTTGATGACAATCTTGAAGAAGTGCGTCCCCACAGATTACAAAATTCACAG GCACTGTTTTACAAACAGCTATCCAGTGATCGAACCCTTCCTGGAAGCGTTCCCCAACATGTACGTGGGCTTCACAGCCTTGATCACCTATTCCAAAGCAAAGGAAGCCCGAGATGCTGTCCGCAAAATCCCTCTAGACCGCATTGTGTTGGAGACAGATGCACCATATTTCCTGCCAAGAATG GTTAAAAAAGACCTCTGCAGATTTTCCCATCCGGGACTGGGCATCCATACCCTGCAGGAGCTGAGCCTGCTGAAAGGGGAAGACATGCCCACCGTGCTCGCCACCATCCGAAACAATACCACTCAGCTTTACGGCATCTGA